One Mycolicibacterium sp. ND9-15 genomic window, TCACAGAGTTGGGTGAGTAGATGTGTCGCCGCCACGCCGTCGGCGATGCAGTGGTGGATTTTGATCAGCATCGCCCAGCGGTTGTGTGCCAGACCGTCGACGATCCAGCATTCCCACAGCGGTCGGTCGCGGTCCAGTCGCCGCTCCATCACTTCGGCGGCCCAGCGGAACAACGAAGCATCGTCACCGGGGCGCGGCAGCGCTGCACGACGGAGGTGGTGGGAGATGTCGATGTCGGCGTCGTCCGTCCACTCCGGAGCGCCCAGATCAAGCGGATGGGTGTGCAGGACCTGACGGAAGCGCGGTATCGCCAGGATGCGCTCGGCGAGATCGGATGCGAGCGAGTCGAAGTCGGGCATGGGGCCGACCAGGACGGCGATGGCGCCGATCGCCAAGCTCACGTGCGGGTCGGAGTCCTCGGCCTGCAGGAATCCTGCGTCTAGCGTCGTGAGCTGCTCCATACCTTTCACTGTCGGTGGTCGGCACAGGCGGGGGTAGAGGCTTAGGTCCTCAATTCGCGCAGGCCACGATCACCGTGGCGCCATCGCCGCGACCAGGGGCGTGTCGACACCGACCGGACCGTGCTTGGCGGCACCGCCGGGTGAGCCTACGGGGGCGTCGCGGCCGGGCAGGATGTCGGCGAAGAAGGCGGCGTTGTCGGTGAGGTGCTGCTGCTCGTCGTCGGGCAGGTCTGTTTCGAAGTAGATTGCGCCTTCCTCGCACGCCAGTTTGCATGCGCCGCAGTCCACGCACTCGTCGGGATTGATGTACAGGGATCGCAAGCCTTCGTAGATGCAATCGACGGGGCACTCCGGGACACACGACTTGTGCATCACATCAACGCACGCACTGCTGATCACGTAGGTCATGGCCGCAGTGTAGGAAGCGCGAGCGGCGGTGATCGTGGGCCGAAGGCATGTTGTTTCGAGGACCAAAGTCACTGCGGCGCTGCCGAACGTACGTTCATTCGTTGGCTATCCACGTCGACGGGAGGATACTCAACCCTTGTGGCGACGGCCGATCCGATGCAGCGTGCGCAGGATCTATTGCACGAGATGACGATCGACGAGAAGGCGATGCAATTGTCCTCGGTGTTTCCGCTGGCGCTCTTCAGTGTGGACGGGACGAATCGCAGCCAACTCGATGTGCATCTCGGCAACGGTATCGGCCATGTCTGTGCCCTCGGCCTGATCGGACACAAGCCGCCCGAGGTTCTTGCCAAGGCGGTCAACGCCATTCAGCACCACCTCATGACCCACACCCGCCTGAAGATTCCCGCGATCTGCCACAACGAGGCCATGAGCGGCGTGGTGGCACCGTGCTTCACGGCATTCCCCGCTCCCATCGCGATGGCCGCGACCTGGGACGCGGCGGCGGTGCAGGAGATGGCGGATGTCCTCCGTCGTCAACTGCGGTCGGTGGGTCTACGTCAGGCGCTGGGACCGGTCATGGATATCGCCCGTGACGCCCGCTGGGGCAGGGTGAGTGAGACTTTCGGCGAGGATCCCTACCTCGTCAGCGCGATGAGTGTGGCCTACACGCGCGGACTGCAGTCGCGCGACCTGACCGACGGCGTGTTGGCGACCGGCAAGCACTTCGTCGGCTATGCGGTCACCGAAGGTGGGCAGAACATGGCGGCCACCGCCGTCGGCGCACGCGAGCTGTACGACGTCTATGCCCGGCCCTTCGAGGCCGCGATCCGGTTGGCGAAGTTGGCGAGCGTGATGCCCAGCTACAGCGAATTCGATGGCGTGCCGGTCTCGGCCTCGCCCGCAGTGCTCGGCACCATGCTCCGCGAAAGGCTGGGATTCACCGGGACAACCGTTTCCGATTATGTCGCCGTCGAGTTTCTGCAGACGCGTCAACGGGTCGCCGAAACCGCGGAGGCGGCCGGCGCCATGGCGCTCACGGCGGGTATGGACGTCGAGTTGCCGAGCGTCTTCGGTTACGGCGAGGTGTTGGCGCACGCCGTGCGCCAGGGCAGGATCTCCGAGCTGCTACTGGACCGCTCCGTCCTGCGAGTGCTGCGCGACAAGTTCGCGCTCGGGCTCTTCGACGCCCCTTATGTCCCCGAAGACCCGATCACCATCACCACCGCTGCCGGTGAGGGCGGCGATCTGGCCGCCCGCCTGGCGGCACAGGCGGTGACGCTGCTCAAGAACGATGACGGCCTGCTGCCGTTGAGCCGCGAGATCGCGACGGTCGCGGTCATCGGACCGCACGCCGACGATGTGGCGGCCGGGTTCTCGACATACACGTACGCGGATGCGCTCAAGATGTTCGAGGCCAGGGCGACCGGTGGCGAGATCGCCATGGCGGGAATGGAACTCGGCGCCGACGCACCGCACGAGGCGCTGGTGGCGATCGCCGGCGAACTCGCGCCGGTGTTCACGACGGACCGCCGCGGCTATCTTCAGTCCCATTACCCGACCGTGTCACTCGCCGACGCGGTCCGACGGCTTCTACCCGGCGCGCAGGTCACCGCTGTGGCAGGCACTGGTGTCGCGCCCACCGAACCGGCCGACATCCCGCCCGCCGTCGCGGCCGCTCGCCAAGCCGACGTCGTCATCTTGGCGGTGGGCGGACGGTCGTCGTGGTCCGGCGAACGTACCGAAGGAGAGGGGTCCGACACCGCCGACATCGCGTTGCCCGCACAACAAGTCGCGCTGATCGACGCGGTAGCCGCGCTGGGCAAGCCAACCGTCACCGTGCTCTCGATGGGGCGGCCCTATGCGCTCGGCGCCGTCATCGACAAGTTGCCCGCGGTGCTCACCGCCTACTACGCGGGCCCGCATCACGCCACCGCCATCGCCGACGCCGTCTTCGGAGTGTCGAATCCCGCTGGGAAACTTCCCTTCACGATGCCGTGGCACGTCGGGCAGGTGCCGATCCATCACGGCCAGAAGGCCGGCAGCGGCTACCGGCGCACCGGGGCGGACCCCCACCGCGGCTATCTCGACATGGCGGCTACCCCGCTGTTCGGCTTCGGGCACGGCCTCAGCTACACGACGTTTTCGTACGGCTCACTGACGCTGGTGAGCGACAGCGTCGAGGTGGACGGCTCGGCGACCGCGTCGGTCGTCATCACCAACTCCGGACAACGCCGCGGGACCGAGGTCGTGCAGTTGTACGCGGCCGACACCGCGACCGGTGTGACGTTGCCGGCTCAACAGCTCGCCGGGTTCGCCCGCGTCGATCTGGAGCCTGGCGCGTCGAAGACGGTGACCTTCACGGTACCGATGAGTGTGCTTGCCTACACCGGGCTTTCGGGCGACCTTGTCATGGAACCCGGTCCGGTGGAGCTGAGTGTCGGCTCGAGCTCGACCGACATCCGAGCTCGAGCCGCGTTCACCGTCACCGGCACCGTACGCACCTTCCGCGGCGAGGAGCGGGCGTTCTTCTCGATCACTGAGGTCACCCGCTAGCCAGTACGCGAGCCGGTGCCTGTAGGCCGCCGGCCGCCACCGACCGCGCGACCGTCAACGCACCTGCCGGGGAATGAGGCCGCACAACATATGTGTCGACAGGCCAACGTGTTTGGATGATCTCGGCGACCGGCGTACTTGGTATCGCGTTCCCGCGGCCGTCGCGTTGGTCAGAACGGTGGAGGGTCGGCGTCAGAGCCGTCGGTGCCCACCGCGAGGTCGGTATCGGTGAGGTCGTGCGGCGGCGGCCTGCTGGGTTGGGAGGTGACGGGGGCCGCGGATCGGCTGCGTTCAAGGGCGTTGAGTGCGCGTTCGCGCTTGATTTGGTGCAGCCGGTCCTGGGTGCGGGTTCGCCGTCGGCGCGGCATCATGGCGTCCTTGGCAGGGTTGTCTGCTGGTCGTTGTGGCGCGGGCAGGACGGCAGTGGCGCTATCCCAGCCCGGGTAGAACAACCGGCTACCGGGGTGGGTGACATACGTGCGCCCCGACGGCGCCGTCCAGATGATCGTCCCGTCGGCGCGTTGCTCGTCGAGCCAGCCGCAGAACGTTTTGAGGAGGTGATGGATTCGGCACAGGCACTTGGTGTTTGACGGATGCGTGGCGCCGCCCGGATGGGGCGTGGTGTGGTCGATGTCGCAGAACTCCGCGGGTCGGTCGCAGCCGGGGAATCGACACGTCAAATCGCGCATCCGGACAAACCGTGCCGTCTTGCGCGACGGCTTGTAACCGGCTTCGGGTGCTGCATCGGGCTTTTGCACCCACTGGACTTTCGCGCCGTTGTTGATCAGCTCGGCCAGCAGCGGCGTCGGAATCAGGCCGCCACCGAGGATGAGCGCCGCAGCCGGTTTCGGCTGCCCCGGCGCCGCAGCCGGTTTCGGCTCCCCCGGCGGTGCTGGGCGTTCGGCCGGCTCTGGCGCTGGATTGGCTTGGCCGTCGCCTGACATCTGAGGATCCGGTTGTGCGTTTAGGGCCGCGGGTTCGGCGATCACGTTGATGACGATGCCGGCCGCGCGGGGATCGTGGCCGGCAGCCGGGCAGTCCGGGTTGGCGCACTGGCAGCTCAGTGCGTCCGCGCCGGCAGCGATGGTGCCCAGCGAATCAGCCCGCCGCTGCCCGAGGGTGCGCGGATCGTCTTTGCACACCCCGCCCGACATCTGTGCTAGCCGACGCTCGAGCAGGGCCGCGTCGGTCGCCGACAACCGGCCCCACAGCGACGCCGTTCCCGTCACATCGTCGCGTTTGCCCAGCCGGACGTCTCTGCTTCGTGCGGCCTCTCGCATGCGCCGGCGCGCGTCGGGATCATGAGCGTCGACCAGCGAGTCGATCGCCGCCTCCAGTTTTGCGACCGACAGTGACCCCCACTTGGCCGCACGCTCGGCGATCGCGGTGTCGAGCAGTTTTTGGATCTCGGAATCAACGATCAGTTGTGTCCGCCAGGTGATGGTCGCGACCAGCCCGGCACTCAACCGCCCCTCGGCGAACAGCGCCGCGACTTTGGGCAACCGCTCCCGCAGGGCCATCGCGATACACATCTGCCGCGAGGCAGCCCGGTCCGCGATCCCCATCGCAGCCGAAATCTCGGCGGCCGCCAGCCGCCAGCCGTCGATCACCAGATGCTCGCGCTGCCCGTCGGGCTCGGTGTATCGCGCGGTCAACTCGGCGGTGGCCGCCAGGCGACGGGCCACAAGAGCGGCCTCCGCGCGGGCGCACTCCTCGATCGCCGCGACCACGGCGGTATCGTCGGCCGTCGCAAACATCGAATCGAACATACGCTCGATCATGCCCGAGGCCACCGACAAGATCGGGGCCCTGTCGCTTCACGTCAAGGCGCGTGCGCGGATGCTTCGCTGCCTCGACGTATGGCCGGGACCGCCACCATTACTCGCGATATGCCACCTGGGCCGAAGCCACAGAAGTCGCCAAGCGCTCCGACATCCCAGCCCGCTGAACATGAGCGTAGGACAAGCCGACAAGTAGCTTGACTTCAGTTAGGGACTCAATTCCGGGGACGCTGGAATTCACCAGCCGCGCCGATGCGGGCGCGAACCGACCAGCTCGCCCTTGTCGACGACGTCGCGGCTGCGGTAGACGATGTAGGGCCGGAACAGGTAGCCGATCGGTGCGCTGAACACGTGCACCAGCCGCGTGAACGGCCACAGGCAGAACAACACCAGCGCGATCATCACGTGGATGTGGAACCAGAGGGGCGCCTGCGCCATCAGGTCGCCGCGCGGCTGCAGGATCCAGATGGAGCGGAACCAGGGCGACACGGTGTGGCGGTAATCGTGTTCGGCGCCGACGGGCGTCGCACCGATCAGCGTGCACGCCAGGCCCGCGACGATCGCCAGCACCAGCACCAGATACATCGCCTTGTCATTGACGGTGGTGGCCAGGAAAACCGGGCCCGTGGTGCGGCGGCGGTAGATCAGCAGCGCGATTCCGGCCAGCGTGGTGATCCCGGCGATGGCGCCGAGAACCATCGCCTGCAGGTGATAGGCGTGATCGGACAGCCCGACTGCGTCGGTCCATGATTCGGGGATCACCAGCCCGATGACGTGCCCGACGATCACCACCAGGATGCCGAAGTGAAACATCGGGCTGCCGATGCGAAGCAGACGTGATTCGTACAGTTGCGACGACCGGGTCGTCCAGCCGAACTTGTCGTAGCGGTACCGCCACCAGATCCCGACCGCGACGATCGCCAGCGTCACGTACGGCACGACGTCCCAGAAGATTTCCCAACCCGACATCTCAGACTCCCTGGGTCCGTCGTGGCGGCACTGTCAATGTAAATGGTTGCAACCCAACGGATTCAGTGGGTGGGCCGGATGCAGCCAGCTGCTGGGCGCGCTGGATCTCCTGGTCGGTGCGCGCAGGAAGCGTCTCGCAGACGGCGGCCACCGCGTGTGCGTACGGCGAGGCCGACTGTTGCAGTGCGTCGCGCAGCAGGTCGATCGGCGTCCGGTGCTCGATGAGCAGGCGTCGTCCCGCTGCCGGGTTGACCGTTGCGGCGAACTCGAGGACCACCGGCAAATAGTCGGGGGCCTCGCGCTGCGGCGGGTCGACCCCGGCTTCCCGGTACGCGTGGGCGAAAGCGAGCATGTGATTGCCGCGATTGCGGGTGTCACCGGCGGTCCAGTACGTCAGGTACATCGTGGTGCGACGACGCATGTCGAAGGTGTCCACGTAGTCGACCTGCGCCTGCATCGGATCGATGGTCCGCAATGCAGCGACGGTGGTGCCGAGCAGTTGCGCGGGCTTGCTCGGCAGGTGACCCATCAGTTCGGTGACGGTGGCCAGCCGTTCGGCGTGCTGATGATCCGGATAGGCCAGCAGTAGCGCGGCCGCCTGCCACACGACCCGATGCTCGAGTACGTCTTGGCGCCGGCTCCTGCGGACCTTCATTGCTCCGTGCTCCTGGCGGGGAACATTCCGCTGGGCTCGCCGCGGCCGTCCCAGTTGAGCAGGTTCACTCGCGAGGGACGTGATTCGGTGACGGCGATGCCCTCGCTGGTCTGCCGGTGCTGCAGCGCGTGGAAGCTCTCCACCGCCACCGGCACCGGGCCGCCGCTCGCCTCGCCGAACGGCCCCGACTCGTACATCCCAGGCCCGCCCTCGAACGACAGCGAGCAACCGGGCTCCTCGAGCGCCTGCGCCTCCAGGGCATGGGCGTCTGCGACGTATGCGGTCGGAATGACGTAGCGCTCTTCGTATTTCGCGAGGGCGAGCAGCCGGTACATCTCGTAGATCTGCTCTTCGGTCATTCCGACCGACTGCGGGATGTGCGGCTGAGTCTCCCGGCCCAGGTTGATGTCCCGCATATAGGACCGCATCGCGGCCAGGCGCCGCAGCACGCCCTCCACCACCGCGGTGTCACCGGCGGTGAACAGCCCGGCGAGGTACTCGATCGGTATGCGCAGCGCCTCCAGCGCGCCGAAGAGGTTGCCCAGTTCCTCGCCGTCGTGACCGTCGCGGGCGACGGCGTCGACCACCGGCGACAGCGGCGGGATGTACCAGACCATCGGCATGGTCCGGTATTCCGGGTGCAGCGGCAGCGCGACCTGATAGCGGTGAATCAGCGCGTACACCGGTGAGCGCTGCGCGGCCTCGATCCACTCCTCCGAGATGCCCTCGGCATGCGCGCCGGCGATCACCTCGGGGTCGTGCGGGTCGAGGATGATCGACTTCTGCGCCTCGTACAGGTCGGTGTCGTTCTTCACCGCCGCCGCCTCGAGCACCCGGTCGACGTCGTAGAACACCAGGCCCAGGTACCGCAGCCGACCCACGCAGGTCTCCGAACACACCGTCGGCAGGCCCACCTCGATGCGTGGGTAGCAGAAGGTGCACTTCTCAGCCTTGCCGGTCTTGTGGTTGAAATACATCTTCTTGTACGGGCATCCCGACACGCACATCCGCCAGCCGCGGCAACGGTCCTGATCGACCAGCACGATGCCGTCCTCGGAGCGCTTGTAGAGCGCACCCGACGGGCACGACGCGACGCAGGACGGATTCAGGCAGTGCTCACAGATGCGCGGCAGGTAGAACATGAACGTCTGCTCGAGTTCGAGGCGGACCTGTTCGTTCACCTTCTTCAGTACCGGGTCTCCTGCGAGGATCTCCGGTGAGCCGCCGAGGTCGTCGTCCCAGTTCGCCGACCATTCGATCTTCATCGGTTCGCCGCTGATCAGACTGCGGGGCGGCGCCACCGGCATCTGCTCGCCGAGCGGCGCGTTCGTCAGGTTCTCGTAGTCGTAGGTCCACGGCTCGTAGTAGTCCGCGATGTTGGGCATCTTGGGGTTGGCGAAGATTCGCAGCAGCTTGCTCAACCGACCGCCGTCGCGCAGGCGGAGGCGGCCCCTGCGGTCACGCATCCAGCCGCCACGCCACTGCTCCTGATCTTCGTAGGTGCGCGGATATCCTTGGCCGGGGCGGGTTTCGACGTTGTTGAACCAGACGTACTCGGTGCCGGGCCGGTTTGTCCAGGCCTGTTTGCAGGTCACCGAGCACGTGTGGCAGCCGATGCATTTGTCGAGGTTCATCACCATCGCCATCTGCGCCATGACCCTCATTCGTAGATCACCTCCTGGCTGCGGCGCCGTACCACGGTCACCTCGTCGCGCTGGTTGCCGGTCGGGCCGAGATAGTTGAACGCGAACGCCATCTGGGCGTATCCGCCCGCGAGGTGGCTGGGTTTGACCAGCAGTCGGGTCAGCGAGTTGTGGATCCCCCCGCGTTTACCGGTGGTCTCACTCAATGGCACGTCGATGGTGCGCTCCTGCGCGTGGTACACGAACACCACGCCTTCGGGCATCCGGTGCGACACGATCGCCCGGCACACCAGCACGCCGTTGCGGTTCACCGCCTCCACCCAGTCGTTGTCGCGCACCGAGATCTTCGCGGCGTCCGCCGGGCTCATCCACATCGTCGGTCCGCCGCGCGACAGCGACAGCATGAACAGGTTGTCCTGGTATTCGGAGTGGATGGACCACTTCGAGTGCGGCGTCAGGTAGCGGACCGTCAGCGCCACCCCGTCGTGGTCACCCACCGCCGACTCGCCGAACAACCGCGACATGTCCAGCGGCGGACGGTAAATCGGGAGTTGTTCACCGAGTTCCTCCAGCCAGTCGTGGTCGAGGTAGAAGTGCATCCGGCCGGTCAGCGTGTGGAACGGCTTGAGCTCCTCGATGTTGACGGTGAAGGGGGCGTAGCGGCGCCCACCGGTCTCGGTGCCCGACCATTCGGGGCTGGTGATCACCGGAACCGGCCGCGCCTGGGTGTCGGCGAACGTGATGCGGCGTTCCTCGCTACCCCCGGCCAGATGCACCAGTGGGCGCCCCGTCCGGCGCTCCAACTCGCGGAACCCCTCGACGGCCAGCCGTCCGTTGCTGGTGCCGGACAGCGCCAGGATCGCCTCCGCCATCCGCTCGGCGGTGTTGATCGCCGGACGGCCTTGTGCGCGTCCGGAGTTCATCACCCCGAACTTTGCCCCGAGTTCGTCGACCTCCTTGTCGGGCCGGACGGTGATGCCCTTGGTGGTCAAACCGAGCTTCTCGACGAGCGGGCCCAGCGTCGCCCACTTTTCGGCCACCGCGGGGTAGTCGCGCTCCACCACCGCGAGTGGTCCCATGGTCTTACCGGGTATGGGTGTCGTCCCGTCCACACGCCAGTCCTGTTCGACCCCACTGGGATACGCCATCGCGCCGGGGGTGTCGTGCTGCATCGCGCCGAGCACCACGTCCGTGCGCACTCCCAAGTGCTTGGCCGCCAGCGCGCTGAACACCCGCGCGATCGCGCCGAACGCCTCGTAGTCGGAATGGGTCTCCCATGGCGGGTCGACGGCGGGGTTGAACGCGTGCACATAGGGATGCATGTCGGTGCTGGACAAGTCGTGCTTCTCGTACCACGTGGCCGCGGGCAGCACCACGTCGGACAGCAGCGTCGTCGAGGTCATCCGGAAGTCGATCGACATCAGCATGTCGAGCTTGCCCTCGGGGATGTCGTCGGTCCACTCTATGTCGTTGGGCCGCACGGCCTCCGATGACGGCTCGGCCTGCACGTTGGAGTCGGTGCCGAGCAGATGACGCAGGAAGTACTCGTTGCCTTTGCTCGACGAGCCGAGCAGGTTGGCCCGCCAGAGTGACAACACCCGCGGCCAGTTCGCGGGATTGTCGGGGTCGGTGACGGCCAGCTTGAGCTTGCCCTCGGCGAGTTGCCCGGTGACGTAGGTGGAGATGTCTTCTCCGGCAGCGCGGGCGTCGTCGGCCACGTCGAGACTCGAACGGTCGAACTGCGGATAGAACGGGCTCCATCCCATCGCCGTGGACGCGGCCAGCACGTCCATGGTGTGCCGGTCGCGGAACCGGCCGCGGCCCAGCGGACTTGCGAGCGCGTCGGCCCGATAGCCGTCGTAGCGCCACTGATCGGTGTGGGCGTACCAGTACGAGGTGCCAGGCATCTGCCGCGGTGGTCGCGACCAGTCGGTGCCCATCGCCATCGTCGACCACCCCGTCACCGGACGGCACTTCTCCTGTCCGACATAGTGCGCCCAGCCGCCGCCGTTGCGGCCCATCGCGCCGGTGAGCAACACGAGCGCCAGCACCGCGCGATAGGTGGCATCTCCGTGGAACCATTGGCAGATTCCGGCGCCCATGATGATCATCGACCGGCCACCGGACTCTTCGGCGTTGCGGGCGAATTCCGTGGCGATCCGAATGGCCTGCGACGCAGCGACTCCGGTGATCGGCTCCTGCCAGGCAGGCGTGTACGGCTGGGTGGGATCGTCGTAGCCGGCGGGCCAGTCGCCGGGCAGTCCGGGCCGGGCCACGCCGTACTGCGCGAGCATCAGATCGAACACGGTGCACACCAGGTGCTCGCCCACCCGCCGCACCGGCACGCCGCGGGTGAGCGCCTCGCCGTGCCCGTCGACGGTGTCGAAGCGGGGCAACACGATTTCAGCCGTATCGCCGCCCTTGGCGGATAGCACCGTCAACGCCGGCACCA contains:
- the fdxA gene encoding ferredoxin, whose protein sequence is MTYVISSACVDVMHKSCVPECPVDCIYEGLRSLYINPDECVDCGACKLACEEGAIYFETDLPDDEQQHLTDNAAFFADILPGRDAPVGSPGGAAKHGPVGVDTPLVAAMAPR
- a CDS encoding glycoside hydrolase family 3 N-terminal domain-containing protein gives rise to the protein MATADPMQRAQDLLHEMTIDEKAMQLSSVFPLALFSVDGTNRSQLDVHLGNGIGHVCALGLIGHKPPEVLAKAVNAIQHHLMTHTRLKIPAICHNEAMSGVVAPCFTAFPAPIAMAATWDAAAVQEMADVLRRQLRSVGLRQALGPVMDIARDARWGRVSETFGEDPYLVSAMSVAYTRGLQSRDLTDGVLATGKHFVGYAVTEGGQNMAATAVGARELYDVYARPFEAAIRLAKLASVMPSYSEFDGVPVSASPAVLGTMLRERLGFTGTTVSDYVAVEFLQTRQRVAETAEAAGAMALTAGMDVELPSVFGYGEVLAHAVRQGRISELLLDRSVLRVLRDKFALGLFDAPYVPEDPITITTAAGEGGDLAARLAAQAVTLLKNDDGLLPLSREIATVAVIGPHADDVAAGFSTYTYADALKMFEARATGGEIAMAGMELGADAPHEALVAIAGELAPVFTTDRRGYLQSHYPTVSLADAVRRLLPGAQVTAVAGTGVAPTEPADIPPAVAAARQADVVILAVGGRSSWSGERTEGEGSDTADIALPAQQVALIDAVAALGKPTVTVLSMGRPYALGAVIDKLPAVLTAYYAGPHHATAIADAVFGVSNPAGKLPFTMPWHVGQVPIHHGQKAGSGYRRTGADPHRGYLDMAATPLFGFGHGLSYTTFSYGSLTLVSDSVEVDGSATASVVITNSGQRRGTEVVQLYAADTATGVTLPAQQLAGFARVDLEPGASKTVTFTVPMSVLAYTGLSGDLVMEPGPVELSVGSSSTDIRARAAFTVTGTVRTFRGEERAFFSITEVTR
- a CDS encoding HNH endonuclease signature motif containing protein; protein product: MFATADDTAVVAAIEECARAEAALVARRLAATAELTARYTEPDGQREHLVIDGWRLAAAEISAAMGIADRAASRQMCIAMALRERLPKVAALFAEGRLSAGLVATITWRTQLIVDSEIQKLLDTAIAERAAKWGSLSVAKLEAAIDSLVDAHDPDARRRMREAARSRDVRLGKRDDVTGTASLWGRLSATDAALLERRLAQMSGGVCKDDPRTLGQRRADSLGTIAAGADALSCQCANPDCPAAGHDPRAAGIVINVIAEPAALNAQPDPQMSGDGQANPAPEPAERPAPPGEPKPAAAPGQPKPAAALILGGGLIPTPLLAELINNGAKVQWVQKPDAAPEAGYKPSRKTARFVRMRDLTCRFPGCDRPAEFCDIDHTTPHPGGATHPSNTKCLCRIHHLLKTFCGWLDEQRADGTIIWTAPSGRTYVTHPGSRLFYPGWDSATAVLPAPQRPADNPAKDAMMPRRRRTRTQDRLHQIKRERALNALERSRSAAPVTSQPSRPPPHDLTDTDLAVGTDGSDADPPPF
- the narI gene encoding respiratory nitrate reductase subunit gamma, yielding MSGWEIFWDVVPYVTLAIVAVGIWWRYRYDKFGWTTRSSQLYESRLLRIGSPMFHFGILVVIVGHVIGLVIPESWTDAVGLSDHAYHLQAMVLGAIAGITTLAGIALLIYRRRTTGPVFLATTVNDKAMYLVLVLAIVAGLACTLIGATPVGAEHDYRHTVSPWFRSIWILQPRGDLMAQAPLWFHIHVMIALVLFCLWPFTRLVHVFSAPIGYLFRPYIVYRSRDVVDKGELVGSRPHRRGW
- the narJ gene encoding nitrate reductase molybdenum cofactor assembly chaperone, yielding MKVRRSRRQDVLEHRVVWQAAALLLAYPDHQHAERLATVTELMGHLPSKPAQLLGTTVAALRTIDPMQAQVDYVDTFDMRRRTTMYLTYWTAGDTRNRGNHMLAFAHAYREAGVDPPQREAPDYLPVVLEFAATVNPAAGRRLLIEHRTPIDLLRDALQQSASPYAHAVAAVCETLPARTDQEIQRAQQLAASGPPTESVGLQPFTLTVPPRRTQGV
- the narH gene encoding nitrate reductase subunit beta → MRVMAQMAMVMNLDKCIGCHTCSVTCKQAWTNRPGTEYVWFNNVETRPGQGYPRTYEDQEQWRGGWMRDRRGRLRLRDGGRLSKLLRIFANPKMPNIADYYEPWTYDYENLTNAPLGEQMPVAPPRSLISGEPMKIEWSANWDDDLGGSPEILAGDPVLKKVNEQVRLELEQTFMFYLPRICEHCLNPSCVASCPSGALYKRSEDGIVLVDQDRCRGWRMCVSGCPYKKMYFNHKTGKAEKCTFCYPRIEVGLPTVCSETCVGRLRYLGLVFYDVDRVLEAAAVKNDTDLYEAQKSIILDPHDPEVIAGAHAEGISEEWIEAAQRSPVYALIHRYQVALPLHPEYRTMPMVWYIPPLSPVVDAVARDGHDGEELGNLFGALEALRIPIEYLAGLFTAGDTAVVEGVLRRLAAMRSYMRDINLGRETQPHIPQSVGMTEEQIYEMYRLLALAKYEERYVIPTAYVADAHALEAQALEEPGCSLSFEGGPGMYESGPFGEASGGPVPVAVESFHALQHRQTSEGIAVTESRPSRVNLLNWDGRGEPSGMFPARSTEQ
- a CDS encoding nitrate reductase subunit alpha, with product MTITPPRIGGRIEELLERSGRFFTPGQASDDGRTVHRRGGREGDIFYRDRWSHDKVVRSTHGVNCTGSCSWKIYVKDGIITWETQETDYPSVGPDRPEYEPRGCPRGAAFSWYTYSPTRVRYPYARGELVRMYREAKARLADPVFAWADIMDDPDRRRRYQRARGKGGLVRVSWAEATEMIAAAHVHTIKRYGPDRVAGFSPIPAMSMVSFAAGSRFIELLGGVMTSFYDWYADLPVASPQVFGDQTDVPESGDWWDASYLMMWGSNVPVTRTPDAHWMTEVRYRGTKVVSVSPDYADNTKFADEWMPCAAGTDGALAMAMGHVVLSEFFVKQRVPFFVDYVRTFTDLPFLVKLEDRDGRLVAGKNLTAADLGHQTENAAFKPVLLDGATDTVAVPNGSLGFRFGDDGVAKWNLELGDLVPALTVLSAKGGDTAEIVLPRFDTVDGHGEALTRGVPVRRVGEHLVCTVFDLMLAQYGVARPGLPGDWPAGYDDPTQPYTPAWQEPITGVAASQAIRIATEFARNAEESGGRSMIIMGAGICQWFHGDATYRAVLALVLLTGAMGRNGGGWAHYVGQEKCRPVTGWSTMAMGTDWSRPPRQMPGTSYWYAHTDQWRYDGYRADALASPLGRGRFRDRHTMDVLAASTAMGWSPFYPQFDRSSLDVADDARAAGEDISTYVTGQLAEGKLKLAVTDPDNPANWPRVLSLWRANLLGSSSKGNEYFLRHLLGTDSNVQAEPSSEAVRPNDIEWTDDIPEGKLDMLMSIDFRMTSTTLLSDVVLPAATWYEKHDLSSTDMHPYVHAFNPAVDPPWETHSDYEAFGAIARVFSALAAKHLGVRTDVVLGAMQHDTPGAMAYPSGVEQDWRVDGTTPIPGKTMGPLAVVERDYPAVAEKWATLGPLVEKLGLTTKGITVRPDKEVDELGAKFGVMNSGRAQGRPAINTAERMAEAILALSGTSNGRLAVEGFRELERRTGRPLVHLAGGSEERRITFADTQARPVPVITSPEWSGTETGGRRYAPFTVNIEELKPFHTLTGRMHFYLDHDWLEELGEQLPIYRPPLDMSRLFGESAVGDHDGVALTVRYLTPHSKWSIHSEYQDNLFMLSLSRGGPTMWMSPADAAKISVRDNDWVEAVNRNGVLVCRAIVSHRMPEGVVFVYHAQERTIDVPLSETTGKRGGIHNSLTRLLVKPSHLAGGYAQMAFAFNYLGPTGNQRDEVTVVRRRSQEVIYE